In the genome of Pseudomonas sp. Teo4, the window CCAGTCGCCTTACGGCCCATCTGTCAGTGCCATCCCTCAAATCGCATCGTCGCTCGTACCAATCTTTGCTCTTCATCCTCGATATCTCGAAGACTGTCTCGAACACCATGAATGTGGTCGCGCGCAGCTCGCTGAGCCTGCTCGGGAAGCTGCTCCATCACCGCGTGATAAAGCCGTGAATGCTGCCTATCAATCTGACGCTTTTGCGCAGGACGACAGTAGAGATTGTTGACGGACGCGAAGACCGTACTCAGGGTTAGCTCGCTTAAGCCTTGCAGTGTGTGAACGAGGACGGGGTTGTGAGAGGCTTCACTGATGGATCTATGAAAAGCGTGATCTAGCCTAGCTTGTTCCTTCGCATCATGATGCTGAGGATCTGAATGCGCGGAGAGCATCTCTTCGTAACACTTACGAATCAGCAACCGATCGACATCCGTGGCCCTGAGCGCAGCAAGCCTTGCAGATTCACCTTCGAGCAAGGCTCTCACCTCGAGCAGATCGTAAAGGGTTCTTCGTTGAGAGCTAAAGAGATACATCATCGGCTGGGTGGCTTCGGTATTGGAAAGATCCGCCACGAACGAGCCACGGCCATGCTCGGTGTCGATAATCCCTCTACCACGAAGAATCCTGAGTCCTTCGCGAAGCGCTGAGCGTGAGCAG includes:
- the glcC gene encoding transcriptional regulator GlcC, with translation MENSHSGKQEKTQVADQVAERIERLIVDGVIKVGQALPSERRLMAKMGCSRSALREGLRILRGRGIIDTEHGRGSFVADLSNTEATQPMMYLFSSQRRTLYDLLEVRALLEGESARLAALRATDVDRLLIRKCYEEMLSAHSDPQHHDAKEQARLDHAFHRSISEASHNPVLVHTLQGLSELTLSTVFASVNNLYCRPAQKRQIDRQHSRLYHAVMEQLPEQAQRAARDHIHGVRDSLRDIEDEEQRLVRATMRFEGWH